The Bos indicus x Bos taurus breed Angus x Brahman F1 hybrid chromosome 11, Bos_hybrid_MaternalHap_v2.0, whole genome shotgun sequence genome includes a region encoding these proteins:
- the ZNF79 gene encoding zinc finger protein 79 isoform X1, producing the protein MLEEGEPPSPDPALLQEEDTEEEGMAAGLLTAGPQGSTPFSNVTVDFTQGGWRQLAPAPRDRFEEGMPENSRNLVLLGLPVSQPGMNSQLEQREGSWMLERDGLRNACPDWKIISESPPEQDISEESFQDPSVEMPSGVSEHRNSELGKSLNMRPVLSPQQRVPTEVRSHKCDTHAESFGNNAGTVKPHRVKPYTCNECGKAFSYCSSLSQHQKSHTGEKPYECNECGKAFSQSSSLIQHQRIHTGEKPYKCSECGRAFSQNANLTKHQRTHTGEKPYKCTECEKAFSDCSALVQHQRIHTGEKPYECSDCGKAFRHSANLTNHQRTHTGEKPYQCRECGKAFSYCAAFIQHQRIHTGEKPYKCNACGKAFSQSANLTNHQRTHTGEKPYKCSECGKAFSQSTNLIIHQKTHTGEKPYKCNDCGKFFSESSALIRHHIIHTGEKPYECNECGKAFNQSSSLSQHQRIHTGVKPYECSECGKAFRCSSAFIRHQRLHAGE; encoded by the exons GGATCCACACCTTTCAGCAATGTGACTGTAGATTTTACCCAGGGGGGATGGAGGCAGTTGGCCCCTGCTCCGAGGGACAGGTTCGAGGAAGGGATgccagaaaattccagaaaccTGGTCTTACTGG GACTTCCAGTGTCCCAACCTGGTATGAACTCCCAGTTGGAACAAAGGGAAGGTTCATGGATGCTCGAGAGAGACGGCCTAAGGAACGCCTGTCCAG aTTGGAAGATTATATCTGAATCACCACCTGAGCAAGACATTTCTGAAGAATCATTCCAAGATCCAAGTGTAGAGATGCCTTCTGGGGTATCAGAGCACAGAAACAGTGAACTGGGGAAGAGCCTCAATATGAGACCAGTCCTTTCTCCACAACAGAGAGTTCCTACAGAAGTGAGATCCCATAAATGTGACACACACGCAGAGAGCTTTGGGAATAATGCAGGTACAGTTAAACCTCACAGAGTGAAGCCGTACACGTGTAACGAATGTGGCAAGGCCTTCAGTTATTGTTCttccctttctcagcatcagaagAGCCATACTGGGGAGAAGCCATATGAGTGCAAtgaatgtgggaaggccttcagcCAGAGTTCATCTCTTATTCAGCACCAGAGGATTCACAccggagagaaaccttataaatgcagtgaatgtgggagagCCTTCAGCCAGAACGCGAACCTCACAAAACACCAGCGAACTCATACTGGAGAAAAGCCCTACAAATGTACCGAGTGTGAGAAAGCCTTCAGTGACTGTTCAGCCCTTGTTCAGCACCAAAGAAtccacactggagagaagccttatgAGTGTAGCGACTGTGGGAAGGCATTCCGCCACAGTGCAAATCTTACCAACCACCAGCGGActcacacaggggagaagccctacCAGTGCAGagaatgtgggaaggccttcagcTACTGTGCGGCGTTTATTCAGCACCAGAGAATCCATACGGGGGAGAAACCCTACAAATGTAACGCTTGTGGGAAGGCCTTCAGCCAGAGTGCAAACCTCACAAACCACCAGAGgactcacactggagagaaaccctacaAGTGTAGTGAGTGTGGGAAAGCATTCAGCCAAAGTACAAACCTTATAATCCACCAAAAgactcacactggagagaaaccttataaatgtaatgACTGCGGGAAATTCTTCAGTGAGAGCTCCGCCCTTATTCGGCATCATATAATTCACACAGGAGAAAAGCCCTACGAGTGCAATGAGTGTGGGAAGGCATTTAACCAGAGCTCATCCCTTAGTCAGCATCAGCGAATTCACACTGGTgtgaaaccctatgaatgtagcGAGTGTGGGAAGGCCTTCAGGTGTAGTTCAGCTTTCATTAGACATCAGAGACTCCATGCTGGAGAGTAA
- the ZNF79 gene encoding zinc finger protein 79 isoform X2 — translation MAAGLLTAGPQGSTPFSNVTVDFTQGGWRQLAPAPRDRFEEGMPENSRNLVLLGLPVSQPGMNSQLEQREGSWMLERDGLRNACPDWKIISESPPEQDISEESFQDPSVEMPSGVSEHRNSELGKSLNMRPVLSPQQRVPTEVRSHKCDTHAESFGNNAGTVKPHRVKPYTCNECGKAFSYCSSLSQHQKSHTGEKPYECNECGKAFSQSSSLIQHQRIHTGEKPYKCSECGRAFSQNANLTKHQRTHTGEKPYKCTECEKAFSDCSALVQHQRIHTGEKPYECSDCGKAFRHSANLTNHQRTHTGEKPYQCRECGKAFSYCAAFIQHQRIHTGEKPYKCNACGKAFSQSANLTNHQRTHTGEKPYKCSECGKAFSQSTNLIIHQKTHTGEKPYKCNDCGKFFSESSALIRHHIIHTGEKPYECNECGKAFNQSSSLSQHQRIHTGVKPYECSECGKAFRCSSAFIRHQRLHAGE, via the exons GGATCCACACCTTTCAGCAATGTGACTGTAGATTTTACCCAGGGGGGATGGAGGCAGTTGGCCCCTGCTCCGAGGGACAGGTTCGAGGAAGGGATgccagaaaattccagaaaccTGGTCTTACTGG GACTTCCAGTGTCCCAACCTGGTATGAACTCCCAGTTGGAACAAAGGGAAGGTTCATGGATGCTCGAGAGAGACGGCCTAAGGAACGCCTGTCCAG aTTGGAAGATTATATCTGAATCACCACCTGAGCAAGACATTTCTGAAGAATCATTCCAAGATCCAAGTGTAGAGATGCCTTCTGGGGTATCAGAGCACAGAAACAGTGAACTGGGGAAGAGCCTCAATATGAGACCAGTCCTTTCTCCACAACAGAGAGTTCCTACAGAAGTGAGATCCCATAAATGTGACACACACGCAGAGAGCTTTGGGAATAATGCAGGTACAGTTAAACCTCACAGAGTGAAGCCGTACACGTGTAACGAATGTGGCAAGGCCTTCAGTTATTGTTCttccctttctcagcatcagaagAGCCATACTGGGGAGAAGCCATATGAGTGCAAtgaatgtgggaaggccttcagcCAGAGTTCATCTCTTATTCAGCACCAGAGGATTCACAccggagagaaaccttataaatgcagtgaatgtgggagagCCTTCAGCCAGAACGCGAACCTCACAAAACACCAGCGAACTCATACTGGAGAAAAGCCCTACAAATGTACCGAGTGTGAGAAAGCCTTCAGTGACTGTTCAGCCCTTGTTCAGCACCAAAGAAtccacactggagagaagccttatgAGTGTAGCGACTGTGGGAAGGCATTCCGCCACAGTGCAAATCTTACCAACCACCAGCGGActcacacaggggagaagccctacCAGTGCAGagaatgtgggaaggccttcagcTACTGTGCGGCGTTTATTCAGCACCAGAGAATCCATACGGGGGAGAAACCCTACAAATGTAACGCTTGTGGGAAGGCCTTCAGCCAGAGTGCAAACCTCACAAACCACCAGAGgactcacactggagagaaaccctacaAGTGTAGTGAGTGTGGGAAAGCATTCAGCCAAAGTACAAACCTTATAATCCACCAAAAgactcacactggagagaaaccttataaatgtaatgACTGCGGGAAATTCTTCAGTGAGAGCTCCGCCCTTATTCGGCATCATATAATTCACACAGGAGAAAAGCCCTACGAGTGCAATGAGTGTGGGAAGGCATTTAACCAGAGCTCATCCCTTAGTCAGCATCAGCGAATTCACACTGGTgtgaaaccctatgaatgtagcGAGTGTGGGAAGGCCTTCAGGTGTAGTTCAGCTTTCATTAGACATCAGAGACTCCATGCTGGAGAGTAA
- the ZNF79 gene encoding zinc finger protein 79 isoform X3, protein MNSQLEQREGSWMLERDGLRNACPDWKIISESPPEQDISEESFQDPSVEMPSGVSEHRNSELGKSLNMRPVLSPQQRVPTEVRSHKCDTHAESFGNNAGTVKPHRVKPYTCNECGKAFSYCSSLSQHQKSHTGEKPYECNECGKAFSQSSSLIQHQRIHTGEKPYKCSECGRAFSQNANLTKHQRTHTGEKPYKCTECEKAFSDCSALVQHQRIHTGEKPYECSDCGKAFRHSANLTNHQRTHTGEKPYQCRECGKAFSYCAAFIQHQRIHTGEKPYKCNACGKAFSQSANLTNHQRTHTGEKPYKCSECGKAFSQSTNLIIHQKTHTGEKPYKCNDCGKFFSESSALIRHHIIHTGEKPYECNECGKAFNQSSSLSQHQRIHTGVKPYECSECGKAFRCSSAFIRHQRLHAGE, encoded by the exons ATGAACTCCCAGTTGGAACAAAGGGAAGGTTCATGGATGCTCGAGAGAGACGGCCTAAGGAACGCCTGTCCAG aTTGGAAGATTATATCTGAATCACCACCTGAGCAAGACATTTCTGAAGAATCATTCCAAGATCCAAGTGTAGAGATGCCTTCTGGGGTATCAGAGCACAGAAACAGTGAACTGGGGAAGAGCCTCAATATGAGACCAGTCCTTTCTCCACAACAGAGAGTTCCTACAGAAGTGAGATCCCATAAATGTGACACACACGCAGAGAGCTTTGGGAATAATGCAGGTACAGTTAAACCTCACAGAGTGAAGCCGTACACGTGTAACGAATGTGGCAAGGCCTTCAGTTATTGTTCttccctttctcagcatcagaagAGCCATACTGGGGAGAAGCCATATGAGTGCAAtgaatgtgggaaggccttcagcCAGAGTTCATCTCTTATTCAGCACCAGAGGATTCACAccggagagaaaccttataaatgcagtgaatgtgggagagCCTTCAGCCAGAACGCGAACCTCACAAAACACCAGCGAACTCATACTGGAGAAAAGCCCTACAAATGTACCGAGTGTGAGAAAGCCTTCAGTGACTGTTCAGCCCTTGTTCAGCACCAAAGAAtccacactggagagaagccttatgAGTGTAGCGACTGTGGGAAGGCATTCCGCCACAGTGCAAATCTTACCAACCACCAGCGGActcacacaggggagaagccctacCAGTGCAGagaatgtgggaaggccttcagcTACTGTGCGGCGTTTATTCAGCACCAGAGAATCCATACGGGGGAGAAACCCTACAAATGTAACGCTTGTGGGAAGGCCTTCAGCCAGAGTGCAAACCTCACAAACCACCAGAGgactcacactggagagaaaccctacaAGTGTAGTGAGTGTGGGAAAGCATTCAGCCAAAGTACAAACCTTATAATCCACCAAAAgactcacactggagagaaaccttataaatgtaatgACTGCGGGAAATTCTTCAGTGAGAGCTCCGCCCTTATTCGGCATCATATAATTCACACAGGAGAAAAGCCCTACGAGTGCAATGAGTGTGGGAAGGCATTTAACCAGAGCTCATCCCTTAGTCAGCATCAGCGAATTCACACTGGTgtgaaaccctatgaatgtagcGAGTGTGGGAAGGCCTTCAGGTGTAGTTCAGCTTTCATTAGACATCAGAGACTCCATGCTGGAGAGTAA
- the ZNF79 gene encoding zinc finger protein 79 isoform X4, whose product MQHQKSHTGEKPYECNECGKAFSQSSSLIQHQRIHTGEKPYKCSECGRAFSQNANLTKHQRTHTGEKPYKCTECEKAFSDCSALVQHQRIHTGEKPYECSDCGKAFRHSANLTNHQRTHTGEKPYQCRECGKAFSYCAAFIQHQRIHTGEKPYKCNACGKAFSQSANLTNHQRTHTGEKPYKCSECGKAFSQSTNLIIHQKTHTGEKPYKCNDCGKFFSESSALIRHHIIHTGEKPYECNECGKAFNQSSSLSQHQRIHTGVKPYECSECGKAFRCSSAFIRHQRLHAGE is encoded by the exons ATGCAG catcagaagAGCCATACTGGGGAGAAGCCATATGAGTGCAAtgaatgtgggaaggccttcagcCAGAGTTCATCTCTTATTCAGCACCAGAGGATTCACAccggagagaaaccttataaatgcagtgaatgtgggagagCCTTCAGCCAGAACGCGAACCTCACAAAACACCAGCGAACTCATACTGGAGAAAAGCCCTACAAATGTACCGAGTGTGAGAAAGCCTTCAGTGACTGTTCAGCCCTTGTTCAGCACCAAAGAAtccacactggagagaagccttatgAGTGTAGCGACTGTGGGAAGGCATTCCGCCACAGTGCAAATCTTACCAACCACCAGCGGActcacacaggggagaagccctacCAGTGCAGagaatgtgggaaggccttcagcTACTGTGCGGCGTTTATTCAGCACCAGAGAATCCATACGGGGGAGAAACCCTACAAATGTAACGCTTGTGGGAAGGCCTTCAGCCAGAGTGCAAACCTCACAAACCACCAGAGgactcacactggagagaaaccctacaAGTGTAGTGAGTGTGGGAAAGCATTCAGCCAAAGTACAAACCTTATAATCCACCAAAAgactcacactggagagaaaccttataaatgtaatgACTGCGGGAAATTCTTCAGTGAGAGCTCCGCCCTTATTCGGCATCATATAATTCACACAGGAGAAAAGCCCTACGAGTGCAATGAGTGTGGGAAGGCATTTAACCAGAGCTCATCCCTTAGTCAGCATCAGCGAATTCACACTGGTgtgaaaccctatgaatgtagcGAGTGTGGGAAGGCCTTCAGGTGTAGTTCAGCTTTCATTAGACATCAGAGACTCCATGCTGGAGAGTAA
- the RPL12 gene encoding 60S ribosomal protein L12 isoform X2, with the protein MPPKFDPNEIKVVYLRCTGGEVGATSALAPKIGPLGLSPKKVGDDIAKATGDWKGLRITVKLTIQNRQAQIEVVPSASALIIKALKEPPRDRKKQKNIKHSGNITFDEIVNIARQMRHRSLARELSGTIKEILGTAQSVGCNVDGRHPHDIIDDINSGAVECPAS; encoded by the exons ATGCCGCCTAAGTTCGACCCCAACGAGATAAAAGTCG tgTACCTGAGGTGCACCGGTGGGGAAGTCGGTGCCACGTCTGCCCTGGCCCCCAAGATCGGCCCTCTGGGTCTG TCTCCAAAAAAGGTCGGTGATGACATCGCCAAGGCAACTGGTGATTGGAAGGGTCTGAGGATTACAGTGAAACTGACCATTCAGAACAGACAAGCCCAG ATTGAGGTGgtaccttctgcttctgccctGATCATCAAAGCCCTCAAGGAACCACCAAGggacagaaagaagcagaaaaaca tTAAGCACAGTGGAAACATTACTTTTGATGAGATCGTCAACATTGCCCGGCAGATGCGGCATCGGTCTCTAGCTAGAGAACTTTCTG GAACCATTAAAGAGATCCTGGGGACCGCCCAGTCTGTGGGCTGCAATGTTGATGGCCGCCACCCTCATGACATCATTGATGATATCAACAGTGGCGCAGTGGAGTGCCCCGCT agtTAA
- the RPL12 gene encoding 60S ribosomal protein L12 isoform X1: MPPKFDPNEIKVVYLRCTGGEVGATSALAPKIGPLGLSPKKVGDDIAKATGDWKGLRITVKLTIQNRQAQIEVVPSASALIIKALKEPPRDRKKQKNIKHSGNITFDEIVNIARQMRHRSLARELSGTIKEILGTAQSVGCNVDGRHPHDIIDDINSGAVECPAVSYFCTDMVKIKVKTGGGANVSFEIL, encoded by the exons ATGCCGCCTAAGTTCGACCCCAACGAGATAAAAGTCG tgTACCTGAGGTGCACCGGTGGGGAAGTCGGTGCCACGTCTGCCCTGGCCCCCAAGATCGGCCCTCTGGGTCTG TCTCCAAAAAAGGTCGGTGATGACATCGCCAAGGCAACTGGTGATTGGAAGGGTCTGAGGATTACAGTGAAACTGACCATTCAGAACAGACAAGCCCAG ATTGAGGTGgtaccttctgcttctgccctGATCATCAAAGCCCTCAAGGAACCACCAAGggacagaaagaagcagaaaaaca tTAAGCACAGTGGAAACATTACTTTTGATGAGATCGTCAACATTGCCCGGCAGATGCGGCATCGGTCTCTAGCTAGAGAACTTTCTG GAACCATTAAAGAGATCCTGGGGACCGCCCAGTCTGTGGGCTGCAATGTTGATGGCCGCCACCCTCATGACATCATTGATGATATCAACAGTGGCGCAGTGGAGTGCCCCGCTGTAAGTTACTTCTGCACTGATATGGTTAAAATTAAGGTGAAGACTGGGGGTGGAGCTAATGTATCCTTTGAGATACTGTAG